The following are encoded together in the Bradysia coprophila strain Holo2 unplaced genomic scaffold, BU_Bcop_v1 contig_87, whole genome shotgun sequence genome:
- the LOC119084605 gene encoding uncharacterized protein LOC119084605 — MNVIEEINEQEVYNYSKIIRPTSMRSTYWKFFGFPADDSSSIITRRSVICSICGLALSYNKNTSNLKSHLRTKHPEQMNFTYTPPAKKMKFIYTPTNDNSELKQVYSIKQATGDIIPNPDDLIEILADDVDADDFQEMNDEYQIEYLAADDLNNFDEETSVLKTAVSNTTTNTNAKTLKRKNSETLNIESSLISLIVDDLLPITISEGSGFINFVTSLCGSRVQIPNAKAIEKQIQRLYQTDYDRLSQGLKTDIDDKFFSIGFEKWCNKEELTFITTHVNYVTDDDQVNTVVLNVVDSSYVSDWKQHFNILTMENCVAAIADFDINEEEALKMFLENLKIPVIPCFLTTIANAATKCLSNIKTEDIFARAINVFNELSRFVSDVPDPPKINKSFWMTKMNFFEFIFDFLVKNSDKIEGDAAQLIIEVKTVIDCLTPLKLTLETVSMEQIAMASLIRPLTSQLLNLHFTLDGGATDLENEFNAIIHKELKNTQSLASGFLMQSSFLDPRFQSLQSAEDVATIKCALKKLNDADPDIPDPLFIKKETSLAVSSPVNKQKSVGLKFFFGNKEQKATPNKSIDRFDMEFNSYNANADANLDQLVLSWWKESALLYPNLKKIANRFNCVLLSVQKCEPNLQKQISFFEKRAMCSGNSVDCLLWLHQNRMN, encoded by the exons ATGAACGTAATTGAAGAGATTAACGAGCAGGAAGTGTACAactattcgaaaataattcgGCCAACGTCTATGCGTAGCACatattggaaatttttcggttttccaGCTGATGATTCCAGTTCGATAATAACGCGACGTAGCGTCATCTGCAGTATCTGCGGCCTAGCCTTGTCCTACAACAAAAACACTAGCAATTTAAAGTCTCATCTCCGGACGAAACATCCGGAACAAATGAATTTCACATACACTCCTCCcgcaaagaaaatgaaattcatttacaCGCCGACCAATGACAACAGCGAACTGAAACAAGTGTACAGCATAAAACAGGCAACAGGCGATATAATTCCGAATCCGGATGATTTGATTGAAATACTGGCCGATGACGTGGATGCCGACGACTTTCAAGAAATGAACGATGAGTATCAAATCGAGTATTTGGCAGCGGatgatttgaataattttgatgaagaaaCATCCGTGCTGAAGACCGCCGTCTCCAACACCACCACCAACACTAATGCAAAGACattgaaacggaaaaacagCGAAACGCTCAACATCGAATCGTCACTTATTTCGCTGATTGTTGACGATCTGTTACCCATTACAATAAGCGAGGGTTCGGGtttcataaatttcgtaaCGTCCCTATGCGGCAGTCGAGTACAGATTCCGAACGCAAAGGCCATCGAAAAGCAGATACAACGTCTGTACCAAACCGACTATGACCGACTCAGTCAAGGCCTTAAGACGGACATAGACGACAAGTTCTTTTCGATCGGATTCGAGAAGTGGTGCAACAAGGAGGAATTGACATTCATTACAACCCATGTCAATTATGTGACCGATGATGATCAAGTGAATACGGTGGTACTGAATGTTGTGGATTCCAGCTATGTTAGCGACTGGAaacaacatttcaacattttgacgATGGAAAATTGCGTTGCGGCGATTGCTGATTTTGATATCAACGAGGAAGAGGCGCTGAAAATGTTTCTGGAAAATCTTA AGATCCCAGTGATCCCTTGCTTCCTCACCACAATAGCCAATGCTGCGACCAAATGTCTGTCCAACATTAAAACGGAGGACATTTTCGCCAGAGCCATCAACGTTTTCAACGAACTCAGTCGCTTCGTGTCCGACGTTCCCGATCCGCCGAAGATAAACAAAAGCTTTTGGATGAccaaaatgaactttttcgaattcattttcgattttctggTGAAAAACAGCGACAAAATCGAAGGCGACGCAGCTCAATTGATAATTGAAGTGAAAACTGTTATTGATTGTCTGACACCGTTGAAG CTGACGCTGGAAACCGTTTCCATGGAACAAATTGCAATGGCCTCCCTGATACGACCATTGACCTCTCAACTCTTAAACCTACATTTTACATTGGATGGCGGTGCAACGGATTTGGAGAATGAATTCAATGCAATCATCCACAAAGAGCTGAAGAACACACA ATCCCTGGCGTCCGGCTTCCTGATGCAATCCTCGTTTCTCGATCCCCGTTTCCAGAGTTTGCAGAGTGCGGAAGACGTGGCTACCATTAAATGTGCACTGAAGAAATTGAACGATGCCGATCCGGATATACCGGATCCATTGTTCATCAAAAAGGAAACATCACTCGCAGTGTCCTCACCAGTCAACAAACAGAAGTCAG TTGGACTCAAGTTTTTCTTCGGCAACAAGGAACAGAAAGCGACACCCAACAAAAGCATAGATCGATTTGACATGGAGTTCAACAGCTACAATGCAAACGCCGACGCAAACCTGGACCAACTGGTGCTGTCGTGGTGGAAGGAGTCAGCGTTGTTGTATCCAAATCTGAAGAAAATTGCGAACCGTTTCAACTGCGTACTGCTTAGCGTCCAAAAATGCGAACCAAATTTGCagaagcaaatttcattcttcgAAAAGCGAGCCATGTGCAGTGGCAATTCAGTTGACTGCTTGTTATGGCTGCAtcaaaatcgaatgaattaa
- the LOC119084606 gene encoding transmembrane protein 184C, whose protein sequence is MCKITCWKNCCSQWRVWFRPIVITVYILFVIIIVPTLIVNSVRDGFSRKDQLILIGGLFVLTAIPMSVWHISQHIIHFTKPQLQKPIIRVLWMVPIYASNAWFGLLFPEYSFYIDGVREIYEAYVIYNFMVYMLNYLNLQMDLGANLEFQAPVHHTFPLCCLAPIIMSREFIHKCKHGILQYAVVRPIVTVISIICELCDVYGEGSISPNVAFPYIMFINNLSQFVAMYCLVLFYRANKTELKPMNPVPKFLCIKAVIFFSFFQGVVITFLVYFGYIKNIFGSEEGSDYKILSSKLQDFLICIEMFFAALAHQYSYPHRPFHRNTPDGNNGLTYNAFRAMWDVSDIREDIFEHFSVVCSSVSRRVLGRGSTAETSHLIPSGSSGSGYQSEYKINTRPSTYGAVASGHEHQHNDGINIVKQTVTKDYSPQFGAPKTTSYFQPTSSSSSSTRNDKSNSNTTNTSRSETFMEIPIGMRKSDSTASDFGLNTPIDECGINVRGMEKDSYILKYPNA, encoded by the exons ATGTGCAAGATTACGTGTTGGAAAAATTGCTGTTCACAGTGGCGTGTATGGTTTCGTCCCATAGTCATCACGGtgtacattttgtttgttattataATTGTGCCAACGCTGATCGTGAATTCAG TGCGAGATGGATTCTCACGAAAAGATCAGCTGATCTTGATCGGTGGCCTATTCGTCTTAACAGCCATTCCAATGTCGGTATGGCATATCAGTCAGCACATCATCCACTTTACGAAGCCACAACTCCAGAAACCAATCATTCGCGTCTTATGGATGGTACCGATATATGCCAGCAACGCG TGGTTTGGACTCTTGTTTCCCGAATACTCGTTTTACATTGACGGCGTGCGTGAGATCTACGAGGCGTATGTCATTTACAATTTCATGGTTTATATGTTGAACTATCTCAATTTGCAAATGGATCTGGGAGCGAATCTGGAGTTCCAGGCACCGGTGCATCACACGTTTCCGTTATGCTGTCTGGCGCCGATCATTATGAGCCGAGAATTTATCCATAAATGTAAACACGGAATTTTACAGTATGCGGTAGTTAGACCGATCGTTACGGTAATATCGAT CATTTGTGAACTGTGCGACGTATATGGTGAAGGTAGCATTTCGCCGAATGTTGCATTCCCGTACATCATGTTCATCAATAATTTGTCACAATTCGTCGCTATGTATTGCCTTGTGTTGTTCTATCGGGCGAATAAG ACTGAACTGAAGCCAATGAATCCAGTACCAAAATTTCTATGCATCAAGGCcgtcattttcttttcattttt CCAAGGTGTAGTCATCACCTTTTTGGTGTATTTCGGttacatcaaaaatatattcggCTCAGAGGAAGGTAGTGACTACAAAATCTTATCTTCAAAGCTACAG GATTTTCTCATTTGTATTGAAATGTTCTTTGCGGCACTGGCTCACCAATACAGCTATCCGCATCGACCATTCCACCGAAACACACCGGACGGCAACAATGGTCTCACTTACAACGCATTTCGGGCAATGTGGGACGTTTCGGACATCCGCGAAGatattttcgaacatttttcggTTGTCTGCAGTTCGGTGAGTCGTCGCGTACTCGGCCGTGGTTCAACAGCCGAGACAAGTCATCTGATACCGAGCGGTTCCAGTGGATCTGGCTATCAAAGTGAATATAAAATCAATACTCGTCCTAGTACGTACGGTGCCGTTGCTAGTGGTCACGAGCACCAGCACAACGATGGAATCAATATTGTTAAGCAAACAGTGACCAAGGACTATTCGCCGCAGTTCGGTGCACCGAAAACGACTAGTTATTTTCAACCGACATCGTCCAGTTCGTCGTCGACGCGGAATGATAAATCGAACAGCAACACAACGAATACGTCGAGGAGTGAAACGTTTATGGAAATACCGATCGGGATGCGAAAATCGGACAGCACGGCTAGTGATTTCGGGCTGAACACACCGATCGATGAGTGTGGAATTAATGTGCGGGGAATGGAGAAGGACAGCTACATTTTGAAATATCCGAACGCTTAA